A single region of the Pseudorhodoplanes sp. genome encodes:
- the ruvX gene encoding Holliday junction resolvase RuvX, with the protein MPASIVTLAEAATLWPPRGTLIGLDLGTKTIGVASSDPDRKLATGVETIARKTFTVDASRILALADERKAVGFVLGLPLNMDGSEGPRAQSTRSFARNFSKLSDLPIALWDERLSTAAVERDLIAADASRSKRAAVIDQHAAAFILQGALDRLARSAGG; encoded by the coding sequence ATGCCCGCATCCATTGTCACCCTAGCGGAGGCTGCCACCCTTTGGCCGCCGCGCGGCACCCTGATCGGCCTTGATCTTGGCACCAAGACGATTGGGGTCGCATCCTCGGACCCGGACCGGAAGCTTGCGACCGGGGTCGAGACGATTGCGCGCAAGACCTTCACGGTGGATGCCAGCCGCATTCTCGCCTTGGCCGACGAGCGAAAGGCGGTTGGATTCGTGCTCGGTCTCCCCCTGAATATGGACGGCTCGGAAGGCCCGCGCGCCCAGTCGACGCGATCCTTCGCCCGCAATTTCTCCAAACTCTCCGATCTGCCTATCGCGCTCTGGGACGAGCGGCTTTCCACCGCTGCCGTTGAGCGGGACCTGATTGCAGCCGACGCCAGCCGCAGCAAGCGTGCCGCCGTCATCGACCAACACGCCGCCGCTTTCATCTTACAGGGCGCCCTCGACAGACTGGCGCGAAGCGCCGGCGGCTGA